In Cheilinus undulatus linkage group 14, ASM1832078v1, whole genome shotgun sequence, the genomic stretch ATGTAAAAAAAGGGAAGCACACATTGACAGTAGAGCTTCATTTCAACACTTCACTGTCTGTGATTCTCTGTTTCTATTCTGTGTCCAACATAAAAAGAAATTGACATGGATTCTTTAAATGAATAAGGGAGACAAATGTAATTTCTGATACATTTGATATCCAAGAGAAACTGCTTATTGAGACTGCTAGCTAAAGTGTCCTTAACCGAGCTTTGGGGAGTAGAAAGGCTAGAACAGAGTAACCTTGTACAGAACCAAAGGAGAGCTATGAACATTGCTATGTAATGTGAAATGTTgatttgtacatatttaaacaaataaagaggttaaagaagCAGAAAAGTCTGGATAATTCTGAAAAGTCTTGCCTTTGTTTGTAGCAGGatagcagtttttaaaaatagattctAGACAGTAAAATTATACAGTCAGATTTTACAGTACTTTTtcaaggttaaaggtcacacatttaCCCCttgaagacaagtttatattggtttcAGAGGTCCTcagaacatgcctgtgaagtctgctgctgaaaaaaacactccagtttggatttttgcatgtctaaaaaacctctttcagtcctgctcagaaccagccgtttctgtgtctgtggctttaaatgtcactgagctgtctgactccgcccctgactcctcCCGTCtcggaaatggatgtggcttaatggatgtggcttttCTGATCCagctgagaagaggatcaggaaaggagggcggaactttcttccaagtggggagggacaaccaaacctgggggcggggctaactcagATCTGacaacggcttgtttcagcacacattttctgaaagttggagatgcaaagtgtattttgcataatatgtgacctttaaacattctgctgtgctttgtttttgttgtttataaTCCAGAGACTTTATTCTGTATAGGTACAGGGTTAAATAAGACTTTGGAAGAAACTgtcttttaaaagtattaacaactttagatgttttacccttttattgactttataaatcaatcatggtcaacatgatttcctttttttgaaaaataaaaaatacaaaaaaaaaaccttcttaaACATCAAAGGAAATACAGATTTCTACAAttaaatgtcaattaaatgaaaatatgtaatgtaaaattagttactgcataaatattcatccccctCAAGTCAGCATTATATGCATtctaagactgtcctccaggattttcctatattgtgctgcattcattttaccctctgcctttacaagacTTGAAGGGCCAGCTGCTGAAAGCATCCCCCCAGCGTGATGCTTTCAACATTGTGCTTCATAGTTGGGATGGGgttttgtggtgatgtgcagtgtttggtgtaaaagcaccattttggtctcatcataTCAGCTtgacttgatcatggagtctcccacatgtcttcgTGAACTCTAGTCAATCTGAGTTTTCtacaacagtggctttctctttgccactctcctataaagATTTTAACTGATAAAGAACCCAGGCAGTAGTTTCTGAACTCCCTGGAAATTTCTACCCACCcattgacttatacttttcaataacctttttctaAGAgtagcttggagtgttcttttttcttcatggtgtaatggtagccaggaatactgattaaccagtgactggaccttccagtctttatactacaatcacttcagacacattccCATACTCAAGACAATGTTCTCACTgtgctgatttataaaaaatcaataaaagggtaaaacagcaAAGGTGGTGAATACTGTCTATGGGCACTGTACTCTTTCTCTGGTCATAATGTTAAGATCGTCAACCTTTGGGTCAACGATTTGTCAGTCACATGAGATGTTTACTGACAAAGCAGACAATAAAAAGGCATGTGATTCCATAACTTGTAAAAAAGGATGGTCAAAAGTGAGAGCCTGATGATTTTTCTCAGTACAAGGAGACATTTGGGCAGAAGAGACCTCTGACACAGCTGCAACAAAGAAGCAAGGTATGAAACTTTGATATcaaagattgtttttcttttattgtcctatgactttttttttatcactgtaATTTTAGATGATTATAATGAgagaattaaaattaatgtaaaattaaTGTTGATGAAAATTATTCCAACAAAActactttaaatttttttctgttttatttttgtgctaataatacaataaatcactttcactcattttttcaaGGGAAAAAGCAATCCACGGAACCCTATAAGCTCAGTTTTACCATGATAAAAGTAAATTCTGGATGTTTTCTTGACTTATTTAATCAATAAATGTTGTCAAGATTGAAGTGCTTGTTTTCCCAACATAACATGTTAATTTCTCAATATTTGGAGACAAAAACTATAATTTAATTGCGTGCTTAGCCCCATACACGGATGCTTTAAAACAGAATATACTTTATATAGGGTTACACTGTCCTCCCAGAGCTTCCATTGTAACTACAAAAATATGTAGCTCTTTCAGTAAAGCACTGCAGTCAAATCAAACAAACTGAAGACAATCTGGAGTAAAAGATAGCATTTAAATTCTGAACATTATCTGTCCTGCAGGATGCGTTCACTGGCCCTCCTCTGCGTTCTCCTGGTGGCCTCTGTCTCCCAGGCTCGGCATCGACCCCCGCTGATCTCCCAAGAGATGGTTGACCACATCAACAAGGCCAACACCACCTGGACTGTGAGCCAACCATCACACCTACATTgcattagttttattttcttatttccaAAGAGAACTGTCCTCTTACAGACTGTTGTGTGCGACTCTTTTTGCCGCAGGCCGGGTTGAACTTCCAGAACGCTGATGCCAGATACCTGAAGGGACTGTGTGGGACAATACTGAAAGGACCCAAGCTGCCACTGGTGTGAGTAGGACAGTGTCTGCATGATGAGATTGTGTTGGTATAGGTGCAGTTTCTCACATGCACAAAACAGGTGACGTCAGCAGGTGCATTTTATGGCAGAACCAGTCAATTATATCAGAACAACCTGGtataaaaagtgttaaagtttaaagccaGACATTAAAGCAGCTGGGAGGAGTTTTTATTTGGATATGGAATGGACTGATACTAACATTGATGTCTCTTTTAAAGACTCAAAAGCAAATAAGACCATTAGTGACAAGATTAACGATTTCTGTGAAGTAAACAGTTAAAGCCTTTAGCCACTGTtagggggtaggtgtcagaagAAGTGAGTTATAGCAGGGATTACAAAACTTTGCCATCCAAGGACACTCATGTTGCTAAGCAGTTCCCTCCTCACACATACGTATAGCTGCCTTTTGATTAACTATCAAAATCCCTGTAATTCATTAATTTAATTGAATGTCTTTATTGCAAGCAGTCTTTTATAATTCGTCTTAATCATAAACAGCAGTCAGAAATGAACAGTTAGCattgacaaagaaaacagattttgataTGCAGAGATTAGTAacctctaaaaataaaatgatatatCAGTTCTGAAATTTCAGGACCCCTTTAAAGTTTGAAGTTTTAGCAGAGCAACATTTACCGTGATAATTTGATCACTGTAAGATAGccgtttttcttattttaaatcagaaaacaCTCAGGCATGTAACAGAGAGATCGAGAAAGAGATAAGAAatacaagacagtctggctacagaccgtacatctctcacagaccattcatctgagacgccatatatctcagaatggaTATACAcacaaaacttttgaaatacaATCAggttaaacttctgtttagtgttagggtaagggttaaggttacGATTAGGATACCAAAATTAGAAGTCAAAAACCTCACCTGTAAagcctgattacaaaacatttagtaaagccaagtaaacagtgcTCACAGGTAAAAAGATCATTGGGGGTGGTGGAACATCCAGCCTGTCCAGCCAGTTCGAGACCAGGGCGAGGCAGAGTAAAAATGCTTTTGAAtgtgagacaagaccaagactttcaaaatgtagtcttgagaccagtctcaaaACTGAGACCGTTCTCGGGTACTACAACACTAGTAGCTAgcacagctatgttagcttaagctaaggcTAATGAAGGTAAAGACAGCCACCATTTGTGTAACTTTTCACAGTGGGTCTGTACaaaatttaatcccagattagacctctgatctttttctttgttttatttatgaaatgttgcttggtcTGTAATGAGGTTATTTCAAGAAtgcaactgccagactttgtttatgaataaagtttaattttaaaaaatcttaaactggAAATGCATTTTACAGCAcctcctttctgagatatatggtTCCTAAGATGAAGAATGGCCttcagagatgtacggtctgcagccagactcctctcaGGACATACTACTTTGCCCAAAGGCCAAAGAGAGCCAACCCTATagctcctcacaggagctttaacagtTCAAATGTCAGACATGCAataaactattattattatgtttttttttaactttctactcttttctttcttatatTAGTTAAAAAGCAGATTGTACTGATACACAATGCAGTATTTCATACATTGTTTAACTGAGTTAGTCATTTCTCTTAGAAATCACTGCtgcctttattttaacaaagtctgcattaaaataaataataagcTAATAATGTATTTTGTTGCTTAATAGCAAACATGATTAACTCATTGGTTAAAagagtggttcttaactggtgggttaGGACTCAAAAGTGGTTCGTGAAGCTCTTGCCAGTGGGTTGTGAAAAAAAGATGCTGCAAAAACTAGAGAATCCCTGAACAGACAGGAAATGaatacatgcatttttattaagttttcctgtaataaCAGGTACATTTCAGACTTCGTCTCCTTAATCTTATATATCTCCTTTTCTACGTCCGCTTTATATCATCCTCAGTGCTCAGTAAACTTCTTCTTCTGTTAAGGTTTCACAATACTGAAGGCATCAGGCTCCCTGACAACTTTGATGCACGCAAACAGTGGCCCAAATGCCCAACCATCCAACAGATCAGAGACCAGGGAAACTGTGGGTCCTGCTGGGTAAGACAGACCACCAGAGGCATGCAGAGACACAAATCAGACAATAAACAGTAGAGTTCAAGGTTTTAAGCTCCCAGTTTCTTAAACAAGTTTGTTGAATTCCCATAGGCCTTTGGTGCAGCTGAGGCAATATCTGACAGGGTGTGCATCCACAGTAGTGCTCAGGTCTCTGTGGAGGTCTCTGCTGAAGATCTTCTGTCCTGCTGTGACTCATGTGGCATGGGGTGAGCATTTGTGCAACAGAACAAGCCAATTCAGTGTCTTTTAAAAGGAGAATATGGAGatgtattattttttgtgtgacTGCAGCTGTTATGGTGGGTATCCTTTTGCTGCTTGGGATTTCTGGGCAAAGAACGGACTTGTGACAGGAGGCCTGTATGGCTCCAACGTTGGTAAGTATGGACAGGAAAGAGTACATGCTGCTTTAAAAGACATCTTTTATAAGGTTTTAACTCATATTTCCGCTGTGTCTGGCAGGCTGCAGACCCTACTCGATCCCACCCTGTGAACACCATGTAAATGGGACTCGTCCTCCATGTCAGGGTGAAACAGACACTCCTCAATGTGTGGAGCAGTGCATTGATGGATACTCACTGTCTTATCCAAAGGACAAACACTTTGGTAAATATTTTTCCCCTTACAGTGCTTTCCCTGGCATGCATACAGTTCGGTGTATTTTTGGTGTTACTGTTGTCTTTGCCTCCCTCTGCAGGAAAACGCACATACAACATCCCAACTGATCAGGAGCAGATCATGACTGAGATTTACAAATTTGGTCCAGTGGAGGCGGCTTTCTCCGTATATGCAGACTTCCTACTGTACAAGACAGGTGAATCTGGTGTGACAGTATCGAAACAATATGCTCTTTCCATGCAAAACTTACCCCTTCTTTCTAAGCTAATAGTCATGGACAAATGAATTTAATTCACAGGACATTATTGACCTTTTGCAGACTCTCAGTACAGTGGATGGCAGAAGTACCAGTGTTGACTAGGCTacatacagtgcctgtaaaaagtattcaccaacttggatattttacccttttattgattttgttaatcaatcatggtcactATAATtggacttttttgacaaaaatctaaaaaaaaaaacctctctaatgtcaaaatgaaaacagatttctacaaagttctgtcagttaaacaaaaatatataatgtaaaataagtgactgcataaatacacACCCCCtctaagtcagtatttagtggaTACACCTTTGgcttcaatcacagcactgagtctgtgtggataggtctcagtcaggcttgtaTATCTGGACAGtgcaattttattccattctttgcaaaactgctcaagctctgtcaggctgctgTGGATACAAAACAACCAAATGAAcagtctttttcctcttttgacTAAACATGACACATGTCATTCAACTAATCTCTTCTATTAAACTGAATAGCTAATATGTTAAATgtgtgggaaaaaaacactACTTAAAAGTGTTGTGTTACTAAACTGTTGTTACTCTGCTGCAGGTGTGTACCAGCATGTGACAGGAGACATGCTGGGTGGTCACGCTATTAAGATCCTCGGCTGGGGAGTAGAGGGCGGGACACCATACTGGCTGGCTGCAAACTCCTGGAATGAAGACTGGGGAGATCAAGGTACAACAAAATCAGACCCTGacctgtttgtttgtcttaTATTCTTTCAAGTAGCAGGTAAAAAATGTATTGCACAATCCTGGCATGTGTCCCCCTTGTATcatgtttaattattttctcATTTCAGGCTATTTTAAGATCAAGCGTGGAAACGATGAGTGTGGAATTGAGTCTGAAATGGTTGCAGGAATGCCACTCGTTTAGACAAAACCAGCCATGACTGCCCTTTAATCTACAAACCAAGACAACCAATCAAGATTTGGATAAACGACTTATCCTCTCAGAAAACATCCAGGCAAATGTTGAGAGATTTCAAGTAATCAGCAGGAAACTACACTGTATACACAATATAATgatgaaaattagttttttgttctctgttgttaaaattaaacaattatGATGAATTTTGGTTTtctattttaaagaaatgtcattTAAAGGTCTATAATAAACTCACTTTACAATGCATCTATGTGTATGCAATCTATGTGGAATTTCAATCACAATGCTTAAAATCTGggttatttttgttatttcttaaaCCCTCAGAAGGGTTTTTGAGAGCAGACCTTATAACATATGTGTAGCATGATTTAGACATCTTCACATGTCCAcctattgctttttttttagagtTATTGGAAGGTCTTTTAGCATTTATCTGCTACAGACACCTTTAATGCTTCTTTTTGCAGATGTAAATGCAAACTTTGTTCCCTGTCAAAGAAATGTTATTGTGATATGGACAGAGGCAGTGTTTTTTACTCAAAGTTTGAAAAGTCTAAAGATGTTCCTTAAAGAAACATTCCAGCAAGTAGACCTATTCAAAGTAAAACAGCTGCAAATGAAGGTGTTTAAAGTCCTATTTGAATGCAGAAAGAGCACCACCAAAAGACATTTTATTAGTATTTCTTGGCTTTTCATACAACTATGAAATCCAAATTAACTTAACTAAGCGCCATAATATTGATACATTTCATTCAGTCAGGATGTAGCATCGTAAAACCAAAGCAggccaagaaaaaaacaagtggcaaaatacCAAAAGCTTGGTATATTGATGATTAAGGCTTACAGCTAATggaaatcaaaaatccactatctcaaaatataagaatagtgtggaaaagtccaatttgcaatgATTTCCCGAGCCTTTactctctcactctggttcagtacacagaACCAAAATCATGGGGAAGTATGTTGACTTGACAAAtctccagaagacaatcactgtcATCCTCCACAAGGACGGTAAGACACtaaaggtcactgctgaaagggcaggtgGTACTTATagggctgtatcaaagcagattcaaggaaagttgactggaagggaaaagtgtagtgagaaaaggtgcacaagcaacagggatgagttcagccttcagaggattgtcaaacaaagcagattcaagaagtTAGGGGAGCTTCATttgtggactgaggctggagtctgTGGATAAAGAGTCATCACACACAAAtgtgtccaggaaatgggctgcAAGTGTTGTATTTCTATTGTCTAGCCACTCTTGAACCACAAGCATCATCAGCAGCAGCTAAGGAGGAAAATATCTGGACCATTGCACAGCTGtcaaaagtcctgttttcagattaaactgaatttggcatttcattttgaaatcaaggtcagagagtctggaggaagatctgaggggcacagaatccaaggtgcttgaggtccagtgttgtctgtttccacagtcagtgatggtttgggcaCCATgtaatctgctgctgctggtccactgtgctttgtGAAGTCCAGAGTCAtcgctgtcagccatctaccaggagattttagagcacttcatgcttccacctgctgagaagctttatagagatactgatttccttttccagcaagacTTGGCACCTGTGCACGGTGAAACCAAGACTACCAGAGACTGGTTTGATGCCCAtggttttacagtttttgattgggggaagatgagagacaccagactcaataATACAGGGAGGCTGAAGGCTGCAATCAGAGAAACCTGGGCTTTACAACAACccagcagtgccatggactgatTGGCTCCCTGCCACattgcatagatgcagtaatttgtgcaaaaggaaaTCCAACCAATTACTGGGTGCATAAATGAACATCATTTTCCAGAAGGTTAACATCTCtgtattaaaattaaaatcctttttggactgatattctaatatttcgTGATAAGTGATTTTTGATTTATGTCAGCTGTAAGCCCTAATctttaacaataaaacaaaatgagagacaccagactcaaacttcaatcatccaatccaccaacaacaaacaagagtcagtggcagaatcagctgtttggcattggcagagaagatttggcacatttttcatgggcacaacccacatactcagctctgctgctcatcccacaaatgcatgttccttacatagtggcatcatttaaaagggtaataaacaggcttttcaatgatagaagatttattaccaagaagcattgttacaacaaagaaataatctaccaaacacacatttccttacttCTTGTTATAAGtttagaatatatggaagtttcacttcttgaattagaTCACAGctaaaagaaatacatttttcatgatattctaatttttgagatgcacctgttaATCTGAAACCTAAAAAGTGGGTGGCAACTCAGGTTTcaataacacaaaacacaaaacacaaaaaattaagTCCTGTACAAACATAATGAGTTAAAATAACATACTAAGGCCTCCAGGACATCACTGGTTCTCTTAGACCTACTGAAAGCCAGTTGATTTGAGCCGTGTTTGAATGCAGTCCAGCCTATTACATTGcatttctttgttcatttaaaaagtatttgattAGGACAATTTATTACACAAAAATTAGATTTATACGTATAAAATATCGAACATCAAGACCATTTATACCAGGGCTGTCCAATTTGGAGACCGCCCGCTGcccatgtttgaatttttttatttatttaattattttcccactgccagcagtctaaatatttctttcaatatttatttactgttgcacttcctctcctgaccacAAATACATTGTGTTACACTGGGGGTAGGGTGGCGCTGTTGAGCTCCAGTCAGAAGCTCAGAAGCCCAAGAAGAATAGTGTTATTCATTTTCTTTgtatgagtttttatttttgcacaattatgcTATAGGTGTATTTAACTTCATGCACTACAACACGAATGTTTGGTTTTGGCCCGCGACCCTCCACCCCGATTCATTTTTTGCCCTTCACTGAAAAGAATTTGGGTACACCACCGAAGCTGGCCGTTTTCTTGAttacctttcaaaataaattacactttggtaccctgacccgaCATATCCCTTGTTAAGTAAGTGGCACACGCTACAGAAGATGGCAGTAGTGCTTATTCGCGTGTTACCAACGATCCGGctcaagaagaagaaaagcgGCGCATGCGTGTTGATGACTTTCCATGTTTGTAGTATGTCCGCAGTAAAGGCGGACTTTGACAGCAGTGTAGGCTGTTCCTAGTTTAACGTACGATCTACTGTCATCATCTGTCAACCAGGAGGCACCACCTTCTGAAGATAACGCCGAAGTAGAGGAGTCCCTACAGTAACACATCAGTAACGTTAGCTGGTGGTGATGAAGGCAGGTTGTCGGACATTAATTCACCTCTCTCTGTTAGTTGTCTGTCCTGTTGTGCCGGTTAACGAGTCCTTTTCTTTACTAGTGACCAGGTTAGCTCTTGTATGCTCTCtgctgtagctacatagataatagACATGTTTTTAGCACATTTGGAGTTATGGAGAACATACTGGGAGTCTGTTTCCAGACCTTACACGGTGTTCATCTGCTCCCTCACGGCCGCACTGTACTATCTGTGGGGCCGCCAGTGTCAGGTCAGTCACTGCGGTCAAGGCAAGCGGTAATGTTAACTGTACTTCACTCACGTCTTTGTGGGCGTTTTAATGCTGCCTGTGcttctatttctttattttcttaccttttttttatatatatgaggtttattgttttattgtattaCATTTGACTACATTTTATTCCATGCTGAATTTAGTTCGTTTGTGATAACAGCcggttttgttttatttttatttctatttctgccttttaaaaGAATAGgttgattttatttatattctGTCTCATTCTCCtgtgtattttttcattattcttCATGACACCACACCGAATGCCTTTGACTTGGTGATTTTGCATGAATTTTTCTTTTGCACACCAGCAAAACCCTAATCATGAACtacataaaaatacatgtaatttttttttaattattatgaAGTGTCAGCCACCCCATGtactttaatgtaaaatataagCTATTCAATAACTAAGTGTTAAGGGCTGACAAAAGATCAAAATTTTTGATCCCAATTAATCTTAGAATGAttgtagttaattgcaattaatcacaccctcatattttaaaattccactattttatattttatatgtttttctGTCATCTTGGATTTGTTTACTGTATTTACAAAAGGTTAACTGACTTCCAGTTTGGATACAAACCTGAATTTATAGGTGATAgaagattatgacataaaattaacCACTGAGAAAGGAATGtgctatggattgaaaaggaataATCATAACTcacagtctttttttaaagtcacattttaaaattccaccattttgtatttcaaaccttttttttgccattttggatttttctactgtatTAAACCAAAGAtagttcacttcctgttttatatACAGACCTGCATTTGTAGGTGGATAgaagattatgacataaaattgaccacaaaaaaggaaaatgttatggattgaaaaggaataATCATCAATTGCActcttttttaaagtcaaattttaaaaatcccttCTTTCacattaaacctttttttttggtaattttggATTTGGCTACAACATTAATCTAGGGATATTTTACTtcttgtttggatacagacctgcatttaaaagtaaatagaagattatgacataaaattaacTGGAATTAAACTTAAGGTAATTGaattcctgtttggatacagacctgcatTTAGATGAAATataatgacataaaattaaccatggaaaaaagaacatgctatggattgaaaaggattaattgcaattaattagattaatcttgacagtccTACTAACTAACTTGCTAACTAAACATATCATATGAACAACTCTAGTTTAGCAACATGATAAAACTTCAATTTGAAAACTCAACAGGAATTTATAACAAACTTCTAGATTGTCAATAACAGTTTTCTAAAGCCTAGTGTGATGCCTTCAATCATCCATAATCAAAAGATCTTCAAGTTACAATGAAGAATAAAGACATCAATTATTAACATTTGAAAGGCTTGAGTCTACAAATATTTGACATATATATGCTTTGTTCATgacttgaaatgtttttttccatcagCATTACTATTGTTGCAATTAATTTTCCACCTGTCAATAAATTAATCTTGGTtaaggctgggaaattaatctaaATTAAGCAATAAGTCTcattgcaattttcaaatagcaGAAGCTGCAATacttctttaacttgaaatgtgtcagaataccaggttaatacattttttgcagcagagatgtaatgctctacacattatgcaaacattcaagcgTCATTTCAACCCCTATATAAATTGGTGTTTCTGTTGCATCGTTTATACCACATGAATGTGGCTGCAAGAACACACCCATCTGCATTCCTCTCCTGATGTTTGCCCCTCTTCCTCACCTGTCTGGTTTTGCATGCATTCTTTTGTCCGTCACCTGAGTTAACTTTAAggcttctgtgtttttataacTCTTTATTTAATCTCTCCTCCTCACAGACACCAGCTCTGGTTTCCAGTAAGGCTTTCAGTGCGTTCCTCCACAAGCACTGTCCTGTAGTGGCTGAGCGCTTCAGTCCCACTCCATGGTGCTGGGGGGGTC encodes the following:
- the LOC121521491 gene encoding cathepsin B-like, which translates into the protein MRSLALLCVLLVASVSQARHRPPLISQEMVDHINKANTTWTAGLNFQNADARYLKGLCGTILKGPKLPLVFHNTEGIRLPDNFDARKQWPKCPTIQQIRDQGNCGSCWAFGAAEAISDRVCIHSSAQVSVEVSAEDLLSCCDSCGMGCYGGYPFAAWDFWAKNGLVTGGLYGSNVGCRPYSIPPCEHHVNGTRPPCQGETDTPQCVEQCIDGYSLSYPKDKHFGKRTYNIPTDQEQIMTEIYKFGPVEAAFSVYADFLLYKTGVYQHVTGDMLGGHAIKILGWGVEGGTPYWLAANSWNEDWGDQGYFKIKRGNDECGIESEMVAGMPLV